The Sebastes fasciatus isolate fSebFas1 chromosome 22, fSebFas1.pri, whole genome shotgun sequence genome includes the window ttactcctctatgacagtaaactgaatatctttgagtttaaGAATCACCATATTCATTCCTCAGACGCAGACTGGCACTCATAAgcgtaagaaaatagaaaagtgACACTATTCAATTTAGAGTGTTGCTGtataaaacagcaaatcctcatatttgagAAGATGGAAGCAGATAATGTCACTCGCTTCGACCAttcatttgtctgtttgtgtatCTATCACGTGATCATTTTCATCTCTGTTCATGTGTTTGCAGGAGTGACGTCTGTCAGCGTCGACGTCGGTAAGGAGGAGGTGCTGGTGGAGTCGACTCTGACCAGCGCGGAGGTGCATGCTCTGATAGAGAGCACTGGACGCAGGGCCGTGCTGAAAGGCATCGGAGGATCACAGCAAGGTGAGAAACCACAGGACCAGAGTATCGAACCTCAATACCCTCTGATACCGACCGAGATGCATCTGTAGCATCAAATATTGAAAATGTTCATGTACCAAAAGTCTGGTCCGATTTGTAATCTTGTTaacctttttttcttgaatcagatatttacttatttaaatCAATTGTAGACTTTTTTATAAGACTACGTATGAAAAATACGTAAACGTAAAAAATTGTGTCCTTACATTCTCACCAAAACTAATTGTATGCATTCTTGAGGTCTAACAAACCAGCCTGTCTCCTCAGAATGATGTTCCTATACATTATGAATTACTTTTCGAGGATTAAGTTTATCTTTGACGTATCACATATACGTTTCTAATGACCGTCTGCGGAAGTCCGCGTAGGCAGGAGGCCGTGgtgatgggtgggtcaaacaaacccgggactttcacccaggagaccgctgttaatggttcgtgtgaaaccagaagtcaacattcacGAGAAAATACATCCCTCGAAACCTAATTGAGAgtacagtttagttgtataggaatgtaattttgtaggagacagggttgaataAACGTGGTGaatgtatttctttcctcataaaacatttgcaaagccaatttaaaaaaaaaaaaaaaagtatttcaaaTCCGGTATTGTTTACTTGCCAGCGATCTCCTTCTTCCTTACTTTTATTGGCGCCTTGCAGCATATCTAGTTGTATTATTGCCACCTGTAAATCAGTCGAATTGTGTGAAACCATTGGCCGGACCAATGCAGGTGTATTGTGTCACCTTCATAGGCGTGCGTGCATGTGCCcgagataaacaaaacagggATTCACTCGTAGAAAAACAGCTCAAAGGCACTATTCGGTCATTTTGCTTTCAATAGATGGATAAATTGGTGGAAAAAGTCTACAGAAATACTGACTACTAAAACGTATTATTAATGCTGTTCATTGATCTCCCTGCAGAGCAAAGATGCTCATTAATTTAGACTTAAATGCTGCTTCAATTGTTGACACTCTGGTTCTCTTCACACATATCGATAAAACACGCCCTGGATAAACACATCACCAAGTAGAAAGCTCTAAATAGAAGTGTGATTGCACATATTCAGTGTGCACTGTGATCTGATCACTCTGATGTGGTCTTGGTGGTACATATGTGACCTGATATATATGTGGTGTAGTGTGAATGCAAATGCATCTGTGACCACACTGGGGGGAGTGCCAAATCGACTTAGCACGGCTAACGTCTCAAACACAGTTGGTTATGGTTGACAACGTATCATATCACAAGGAGTTTTAAGTCACGGTTTCCCTCCGATAAAATCAAATGTGAGCTGAGAAACGTAATCTGATCACATGAGACGCATTTGTAATGCATTCTTATTCCACATATGTGAACTGCAGTAACATCTAACCAGGATGTGTCCAGATGTGTGAACACGATCACAGACATATTAAACATTTAGGACATCTTGTGTCTTTATGACAGACCTGGGTTCAGCTGTGGCCATGCTTGCTGGTGTGAGGAAGATCCAGGGGGTGGTGcgtttcctgcagctgtcagaggACCGTTGCTTGATTGATGGAACCATCGATGGGCTGGAGCCTGGACCCCACGGCCTTCACGTCCACACCCTGGGGGACCTGACACTGGACTGCCTCAGGTAGGACCGCAGAGCTGCATCAGGCACAAGCATGAACCAGAAGAACAGACTGGTctagttaaagggtaacttcagtattttccaacttggaccctattttcccatgtttttatgtCTAAGTGACAAATGGTGACAAccatttctgaaattggtccagtactgagggagagcgctgtaggcGGCAGCTGCTTacgggctgcaatatggtgctattggggcaagctggcaccgtcataaacgtccactaaaagcaacgatttacttactttacttatatttaattaaattgaattacttcttctttttttttacagttgtgGAGATCACTATAACCCCTTTGGAAGACAACACGGCGGTCCAGGGGACTCTGAGAGGGTACAGTCATACCTGTTCCTTAAAACTCTATAGACCATTTCACTGAATGTGTcccggtttatttcctgttgggttgtttgtgaatgacataagctgacaggaagtaaacacggacccaagctgttgcctagcaatgcaatccCGTTAAAAATAACTTACCATTATAtgcattttttataatttttggaGACTCCGTGCTGTAGATCACTGGTGCCAGAGCATTTAGATGTAAAAGGAGTTAGTAAATAATGGATCCTCTTCTCATAAATTCTGACAAAATCCCTCCTGAGATTTGATAACATTTCAACATGAGCCAAATGTAAGACGTATATGCCAAATAACGTCCCGCGGGAGCCGTTTTGAGCAGTTCTGCTTCAGGTGCTACATTTTCAATAAAAGTATGTGGCAGACTGTCAGAGCTACAAAGTCTAAGGCAGCGTTTCCTGGCTTTCATGCTGTATACTCTTGTGTATTTACATCTCCGGTTCAGTGTTATTTATTCACTGTGTGTCGTTGTCTTGCAGCATGTAGGTGATCTGGGAAATATAGTCGCTGGACCAGATGGCAGAGCCTCATTTAGACAAGAGGACAGTCAGCtaaaggtaacacacacacacacacagacacacacacatttgacacatttgtgcctcctcgtctcctcgctcctctgGATTGTAACCCAGAAATCAATCTCGTGGAGCGacgaggcttgccggaggagctataaGCGAGGATACACCGGTGTGTCCTTTGCAGAAGTCTTTTCGGCACCCGTGACGCATTAAAAGAGTCGCTTTAAAAAGACCGCTCCAAGGCAAGGATGTCTCATTTTGTTAAATGCCTCgactcctccgctcgcatctatGATGGGcaggactaagacgcgaggagaggaggcaagGAAAGGAATTGAGGATGTACAAACTTATAAATGAGAAAGGCCCCGAATGACAGCTTCTTTCTTTATTGATACCTTGGTGCAGGTATGGGATGTGATTGGCCGATCGCTGGTGGTGGATGCAGACGAGGACGACCTGGGTCAAGGCGATCACCCTCTCTCCATACGGACTGGGAACTCTGGGGAAAGGTGAGTCAACAGCACTGGTTTCAGCTGGGTAGAAGGTTCATAGATGCATTCAATGTTACaaggggtggacaaaataataggaACAACTTTAGCACCAGTAGCCCAGGTCCCTGAGAGGTGGAGATCCAACTTGATGAGCATTTTTGAATCTTTAGTGATGTTATTGTAAGATATTTCTCTTAATTTGCCTACTGCCTGTTTATATAGATATGCAAGTTTGTCACTGTGAAAACTTCAATGTGTTAATAATGCTGTTCTGTAAAATGTTCCTAATTGTTTCGTTTGATGTCacacttaaagggtaactttggtatttttcaacctggaccctattttcccatgtttttgtgtctaagtgattAATAGGGACAACACTTTcttaaattggtccagtattgagggataaggCTGCAACCTCCAGCTGCTaaacgagctgtaatgtaatcagttTTTGCCACCGACGGGCtccgattgttattataagtgtctgacaatattatggaaaggaccctacagagaaataatatGTTCTTCATACCCTTCGTTTGATGCTGTCTGTTTATTGTTGTGTCACgtgacttgttgccggaagacaacggtggaaaagtgagtgagagttggagacAGAGGAGTGCCAcaggacaccggtgttgtcagagtttgtagtgttgggagtacagaaagcgtagcttagtgttatctaaaagattttcaatgtcatttagatgatttcgataATGTCGGTGCAACGCGACGTTTCAGAGCGAGGCTTCTCCGAGCgggacacacaataacaaatagGCCaaatcaagcgaaaggtaaaaaaaagtttttatttctctggaaggtcctttccataatgttgtcaaacACTTTTAATAttaatctgagcctgtcagtggcaaaaacaagcacttttagtggacgtaaactgacggtgccaggttgccccaagcAATTaaattacagcttgtttagcggctggcggctgcagcgttatccctcaatactagaccaatttcaaaaagtgttgtcccattagtcacttagacacaaaagcATGGGAAAATAaggttgaaaaacaaaaagttatcctttaacatcaacataaatattattataaatctatatgtattttaaatgtattaaaaaatctGTATTAAATTATTGCGACCACATTCTATTGGGCCTATTCTGTGTCAGTAATGCATTAGGTTTTTGTTAGTGTATATTAATTGAGTGagtaaatcatttattttcaagaCACACCTAGTCAAGATGTGCATGACTAGAAACTGTAATtaaaatttaacaaaacaatCAAAGAGTTGGGATTGTTGTCAAACTACTAGCTCCAAAGTTGAGacttaataattaattattaaacgAGCCCTTTAAAAAGTAATTGTCAAGTAACGAGTCTGACCTTCTGAAGctgatttttttcttcattgtttCAAACActgtctcttttcctctcctccacagacTGGCCTGTGGGATCATCGCCCGATCAGCAGGTCTTTTCCAAAACCCCAAACAGATTTGTGCCTGTGACGGGGTCACgctgtgggaggagagagaccgGCCGATCGCCGGGAAAGGTCGAAGCAAGGCCAACAACACAGAGACACCGGCGGCACACCTCTGAACCTCGGGCACAAACACCAGCCACGTCTGTAACCTGCGTTGGGCTGTTTGAACAGAAAGGGGCACATTGGAGAGAAAATGCAGAGGACGTTTGTCGACAGAGGGTCAGAGCACTGAAATATATGTTTGCACACAGCTTGACAGAtgaccaaaaaaacaatggccttcttgattttttttttttctctgtgataAAATCAAATCCTCTTGCAGTTACTGTCCTCTGAGGATTTTAGAAGCACTAAAGCAGATTAAAACCAGCCTGGGACTTTGTGAAAGTCAGCTTTGATTAGCTAGATGTCCGTTAATGCTGTTAATATGTTTGTATAACCATTCGCCTCTGACACAATTGTCCAATCACTGCCTAAATTGATGTACTGGCTGTTTGGGATAAATGTACTACAGTTTGGCATTAAAGTGTTTAAAGTTAATTATGCAAGCCTCCTATACACAGTATTATACCAATATACATAttgtctttatacatccatgcttaCCTTGTACGGCAGCTGGTTTCTCGTGATGTCCTAGAGATCACGCAACAATcgcgggatcacatatcacacgaaaaaaacatcttgtcaggcttcaagtaatgcgtttgtgtccggcaagccagatcaTGGATCAATCAGCGTCATACGaagagctactggcagctacgcgCATTGTGACGACACAGAGAGACGACTGTTCATTCTAAACAATAACGGCGGCTCCCGAAGTTGTTGACGTAGCTGCAGTAGTtacatcagaactggagagtatttcttcattgaaagaagagcaaagaacggcaccgAAGGTGATGTTTTCGCTTTTCTCTCGACTGGCTTCGGTAAGAGTTTGATCGACAGACGGTTGATCCAATCACATGCCAAGTATtctttgaaagtgcctgccctttttccaaacagtttctaaTGACGACTTCTCaaatggttctgtgtaacaaaccatctggcggtgTCAGGTTGAGTTGTAAAATCAGTGTTGTGATTGAGGAAAAAGTAGCCAAAACGGCAACAGGAAAGTCCAAATAGATAGCTAAAAGTAAGTGATAAGTGACTGAAAGGTGCAGCCTCGGCCACTCCAGGTGGTAGTAGTGGCTTAAACGAGGACAAATCCAGAATCAGGGATTCACGTGTGCAGCATGGATCCACCACGACATGTAATcttaaaaaaatccattcatTAAAGGGGCTCAATGCGAGGGCGCTTGGAATCACTGTGCTAACTCGGGACATGTCGAGGGAATCTGTGCCACTGTTATCTGCAGTGTGTTCATTTTAAATCCATAAGGTGGTGTGAGTGACTTGAGTACAGCGCTTAGAGGAGCGAGAGAGTCATATTCTATCCAGAGTGAAAGGCCAAGGCAGGGGTTCCTTAAGGATTGTGTGCTCAgctgtttttttcaacatgaaGTTTGAGTCCTTCATCGTTTGCAGCAGCCAACTTTAGAGCCACACAGGAAACTGACACTTTTCTGGTCGTCTCTTGTCACAAATTGTACATGATGATTGAAGTATAATATGATAATGTACAACACTTCTTCTACCTGCTGACATTTTCCCTCTTGATGAAGACATCAATATTGGGACACTTTCATAATATGGCCAATAGCATGCACACACGCATGCTATTGGCCATATTATGAGAGTGTAGCAAGTTTTGCATTGATTGTCCAAATTGAACATCTGTCTTGTCCTGGTGACGCCTGAATAAGCTTATTGAATTTTCCCCCCAAATGTTCAGCCGGTGTCCTTTTCCATTTGTGTGTGAGGTCTGTGAACGCAACTcgaatgtagggctgcaaccagTGTTTGTTTATATCATCGATTGATGTGTGGATTATAGT containing:
- the ccs gene encoding copper chaperone for superoxide dismutase translates to MAVAVSSSSWFVSVSRKVGSYLFNAAFISQAATSGNNMDSARPTKLEFAVQMTCESCAVQVRAALEGKPGVTSVSVDVGKEEVLVESTLTSAEVHALIESTGRRAVLKGIGGSQQDLGSAVAMLAGVRKIQGVVRFLQLSEDRCLIDGTIDGLEPGPHGLHVHTLGDLTLDCLSCGDHYNPFGRQHGGPGDSERHVGDLGNIVAGPDGRASFRQEDSQLKVWDVIGRSLVVDADEDDLGQGDHPLSIRTGNSGERLACGIIARSAGLFQNPKQICACDGVTLWEERDRPIAGKGRSKANNTETPAAHL